One segment of Rosa chinensis cultivar Old Blush chromosome 6, RchiOBHm-V2, whole genome shotgun sequence DNA contains the following:
- the LOC112173993 gene encoding small ubiquitin-related modifier 1, whose protein sequence is MSGTTGGAQEEDKKPSDQSAHINLKVKGQDGNEVFFRIKHSTQLKKLMNAYCDRQSVDMNSIAFLFDGRRLRPEQTPDELEMEDGDEIDAMLHQTGGCA, encoded by the exons ATGTCAGGGACAACGGGAGGAGCTCAGGAGGAAGATAAGAAGCCCAGTGATCAATCTGCCCACATTAACCTCAAAGTGAAGGGTCAG GATGGTAATGAGGTATTCTTCAGGATCAAACATAGCACCCAGCTGAAGAAACTCATGAATGCCTACTGTGATCGGCAGTCAGTGGACATGAACTCCATTGCATTCTTGTTTGATGGACGCAGACTCCGGCCAGAGCAGACTCCAGATGAG CTTGAGATGGAAGATGGTGATGAGATTGATGCAATGCTGCACCAAACCGGAGGGTGCGCATGA
- the LOC112173992 gene encoding ER lumen protein-retaining receptor, producing the protein MNIFRLAGDMTHLASVLVLLLKIHTIKSCAGVSLKTQELYALVFVTRYLDIFTDFISLYNTVMKLIFLGSSFSIVWYIRQHRIVRRSYDRDQDTFRHHFLLAPCLVLALIFNEKFTFKEVMWSFSLFLEAVAILPQLVLLQRTRNIDNLTGQYVFLLGAYRGLYILNWIYRYFTEPHYIHWTPWIAGIVQTLLYGDFFYYYFHSWKNNQKLQIPA; encoded by the exons ATGAATATATTCAGATTAGCGGGTGACATGACCCATCTTGCCAGCGTCCTCGTCTTGCTCCTCAAGATCCATACCATCAAATCCTGTGCAG GTGTTTCTTTGAAGACTCAAGAACTCTATGCCCTTGTTTTTGTTACTCGCTACTTGGACATTTTCACCGATTTCATATCTTTATATAACACCGTCATGAAGCTAATATTCTTGGGGAGTTCTTTTTCAATTGTTTGGTACATTAGGCAGCACAGGATTGTTCGCAGGTCCTATGATAGAGACCAAGACACCTTCCGCCATCATTTCCTACTGGCACCATGTCTAGTTTTGGCCCTAATTTTCAATGAGAAGTTCACTTTCAAGGAG GTCATGTGGTCGTTTTCATTATTTTTAGAAGCTGTTGCTATCCTTCCTCAGCTTGTGCTGTTACAGAGAACGAGAAATATTGACAACTTGACAGGGCAATACGTCTTCCTCCTTGG TGCATACCGAGGATTATACATCCTCAACTGGATTTACCGCTACTTCACTGAACCACACTATATCCATTGGACAC CATGGATTGCTGGGATTGTTCAAACACTGCTTTATGGCGACTTCTTCTACTATTATTTCCACAG TTGGAAAAACAACCAGAAGCTTCAGATACCTGCTTGA